The following nucleotide sequence is from Scheffersomyces stipitis CBS 6054 chromosome 4, complete sequence.
CAGAAGAGCGGAGGCTGTTGTTCGACCTTCTGCGGTTCGTGTGCGGCTCTTAtctgttgttgctgtgCTGAAGAGTGTCTTGGAATGCTCTGTCAGTAGACGTTCTGACTGTACCATAGAAGCGTCTGCCGCTGAAAAGTGGACTATTCTGTAGCTTTAATTAAATGTATGATTACTGAAAATAGTGTACACGTAGTTTTAACTGAAAATCTACCATTCGCAGCCAATCTGAATAAACCACCATAATAAATGCTTCGCTGAAATGATCGGACGATTAGAAAACTCCATAGAAATGGCAATGACTGTTGTGCCTGGGTTGGTATTGTAGCTATCAGTACTCTGTATCTATTGGTTACTCTGTTACTACTTCATTTTGCTTTGAAAAACGGTAACATATATTCATATCTATTCTATATTGTAGTAACCAGTTTAACGGGTGGTGAAACCACCGGAAGCGAAGATGGTTTGTCCAGTGATCCAGGCACCTTCGCCAACCAAGAATCTGACGATTGGCACAATGTCTGGGACTTCGGTCAATCTTCCACCGAGGGCAACGGATTTCAAGTGACCAACGACTTCCTTTGGTTCGATCTTGTGCAAGAATGGAGTGTCCATTGGACCTGGTGCAACACTGTTGACGGTGATACCTCTGGACTGCAATTCCTTGGACAAAGCTCTGGAGTAGAATTCAACACCGGCCTTTGTACCTTGGTAGGCAGAGTAGTTTGGAATGTAGGCAGCCAACAAGGATGAGACGATGGACACGATTCTACCGTTGTCATTCACGTTCTTGGCagcttccttcaagaagaagaaggcaaccTTATGGTTGATGCTGTCCAATTCGtcgaattcttcttctgagaCTGTGACAAGTGGCTTCTTGACGGCCTTACCAACGTTGTTGATGGCGATGTCAACACCCTGTGGGAAAGCATTCTTGGCAGCTTCGAATaacttggtcaagtctTCTGCCTTAGCCAAACTGCCTTGGTAGATCTCAACCTGAACCTTAGGGTAGGAGGTCTTCAATTCAGTTTGAAAAGCCTTGGCTCCTTCTGGGTTAGAGTTGTAGTGCAAAAAAACGTTGGCACCGAGGGAGGCCAATTCTCTGGCGGTTTCACCacccaagttcttggtACCACCAGTAATGAGGGCAACCTTGCCGGCGATGCTAGTTTGTCTTAAGTAAGGGGACATGTTAGATAATTGAATTGTTTGTTGAGTAGTGATGAACGTATGAACATCTGCAATTGAGACTGCGGAAGTGACGATGCTTTTATAGTTTTTCCAACGATCATCTCAGTTGATGATCCAGTTCTGAACCAAAGATACCAAAGACCGTACAGGTGACATTTCTTTTGTAAgttgggtgcaaaaaataaGGAGATGCGACCCGAAACTCGCACTTTTCGGCGTTGTGTCCCAAATAGGCACGTAGCCTGTTTCACTTACTTAACTATGGGCGTATATGCCGAACTCCGTGATGGAATATGGGGATACACCGTTGGAAGGAGATTAAGTCCAAAACGGAATGAATCGTATGGATATTTTATCTCTACTTTTCCAGGTCAAAAGTGGGAAATTGCGCCATCAGCCTCTAACGATAGTGTTTACTGCAGATCTAGGTTTGCTACCGAGACTAGTATACACTATcggaatttttcagatgaGCGAACCACTTCCGATTCCAGATTCTAATCCAATTTGTCAGTCGTTCCAACTTATGGCACACTTGCAGCACCTGTGATAATGCTGCCACAGAACAACACTGTGAACAAGTTTCGTGAACCAGCTCGGTCTGTTCCTGTCAAATTTGAGAAGCCTTTGGTGCAGTGGAAACAATGGAAGCAGTCGGAACAGCAGTCGGCACACTGAGAGCCATCGGCCCGCAATGGTGAGGAGATTTGCAGCTCCTGGAGCGATGATTCCGAATGGCTACTCAGTGTTGATAGCACAGGAGGTGCGGTCGCTGAGTAAGCTGGCGGTGGAGCAGAATGGTCGGTCATGTGGATAGAAATACAATGATTATGAGAGACGACTataaaaatgaaaatataATTTGTACGTGAGCGCAGCTAACATTAAATGATAAATTTAAATACCAATGTGGCAGACACAAAAGTCTGGAAAAGAATACTTGGTTTTCTACTTGTAGCCCCGGCGTGTGTGACTCTCAGTACAGAAGGTCTTTAAGTAGAATCCTAGATTTCCAGGTCCATTGTCTTTGATTCTGGGCATAGACACTAATTCTTTTGATCAAAGTGCGACAATTGGCGGGGTtttttcacagccattCTTTCTACAGAACAGAGTATAACTAAATATGTGTTCATGTTAAGCTCGATGGTATACAAATCTATGGTAGCTCAAAAGAAGTAGGAAAGTAGAAGATACGAATTTGCAATGTATAATTTGTTTAGAAGTCGCTTTCTCACAGCTTGTCTAGAACAAAAACTTCCCTTTGATGCTCTTTTCTGCTGACATCTTGACTGTAGACGAAACAGAATAAAACCAAAAGTCTTAGCACAGCTGAAAAGTCATAATCTTTCGGAAGTATTGATCATACGCCTATGGTTGCTTTTACAGTTATTGGCTTCTTAGTATTAACTCTAGCTATACCCGAACAAAtaaaaaaagaaagagcAGTGGGCACATGTCGATGCTAAGGAACATATTCACTGGTATACATCTATATTAATAATGATGCATTCAGTCGTATTTTTTCACCATGAACTGAATAGCAATGGCAACAATAATGTTGGGATAACAGTAAATACGCTCTAGGTATCGGTGAAGATCTGAGTGTAGTTGTAAAGGGTAACGACCTTCTGAAAGCGTAGAAAAGCTATCAAAAGCAGCACAGAAATATTCTGATTGGGTTCATTAAGAACCGATTAATGGAATCCGGCAACTCCTAC
It contains:
- the SPS21 gene encoding short-chain dehydrogenase, 2,4- dienoyl-CoA reductase (go_function oxidoreductase activity~go_process metabolism), whose amino-acid sequence is MSPYLRQTSIAGKVALITGGTKNLGGETARELASLGANVFLHYNSNPEGAKAFQTELKTSYPKVQVEIYQGSLAKAEDLTKLFEAAKNAFPQGVDIAINNVGKAVKKPLVTVSEEEFDELDSINHKVAFFFLKEAAKNVNDNGRIVSIVSSLLAAYIPNYSAYQGTKAGVEFYSRALSKELQSRGITVNSVAPGPMDTPFLHKIEPKEVVGHLKSVALGGRLTEVPDIVPIVRFLVGEGAWITGQTIFASGGFTTR